In the Haloferula helveola genome, one interval contains:
- a CDS encoding DUF3883 domain-containing protein, translating into MLNDELAGRPINKTAVRRELLPRLDNRSNGALEFKNCNISAALLTLGLPPLDGYKPRWNYQKDLLHAVISEVLRAQPDLFKTVELAVNEQIEKPEVSDLLAMLDPECPERSEIYHGVQEGNRQPCAPIKRNYLELETRNRSIGLAGESLVVEFERSRLISLNREHLADRIEHVSEEQGDGTGYDIRSFDESGRDLFIEVKTTRFRKESPFFISSNEVQFAERHARNYSLYRVYSLSRAPRLFTLPGSVQKSCHLTATQFRATL; encoded by the coding sequence ATGCTCAACGATGAACTCGCAGGGCGGCCGATCAACAAGACCGCCGTGAGGCGAGAGCTCTTGCCGCGGCTGGACAACCGCTCAAACGGAGCTCTTGAGTTCAAGAACTGCAACATCAGCGCAGCACTCCTTACTCTTGGGCTGCCGCCTCTGGACGGCTACAAGCCCCGCTGGAACTACCAGAAGGACCTCCTGCATGCCGTGATCAGCGAGGTACTTCGGGCTCAACCCGATTTGTTCAAGACGGTCGAGCTTGCCGTAAACGAGCAAATTGAGAAGCCGGAGGTATCCGATCTACTGGCCATGCTTGATCCGGAGTGCCCGGAACGTAGCGAGATCTACCACGGCGTTCAGGAAGGCAACCGCCAACCGTGCGCCCCCATAAAGCGCAACTACCTGGAACTCGAAACACGCAATCGCTCAATCGGCCTAGCCGGGGAGAGTTTGGTAGTGGAGTTCGAGAGATCGCGCCTCATTTCCCTAAATCGCGAGCATTTGGCGGATCGAATCGAACATGTGTCGGAAGAACAAGGAGACGGCACCGGATACGACATACGGTCGTTTGATGAATCGGGCCGTGATCTCTTCATCGAAGTCAAAACCACCCGATTCAGGAAGGAGTCACCGTTTTTCATTTCATCGAACGAAGTTCAGTTCGCCGAGCGACACGCACGGAATTACTCCCTCTACCGCGTCTACAGCCTCAGCCGGGCACCTCGCCTTTTCACGCTCCCCGGCTCCGTCCAGAAAAGCTGCCACCTGACCGCGACCCAGTTCAGGGCGACCTTATGA